The following coding sequences lie in one Aerosakkonema funiforme FACHB-1375 genomic window:
- a CDS encoding M4 family metallopeptidase translates to MTARYKKSTGRKTCSHRLDSICPICCIVPPHMLKEISQNGNESQRAWAFQTLMVSEQFRGQRKILSRLSSIAMASAGEKRRTIYDAKNGSELPGMLIRGEGDPATGDLAADEAYDGSGATYDFYYEIFGRNSIDDRGMRLDSTVHFGVNYDNAFWNGSQMVYGDGDGEIFERFTKAIDVIAHELTHGVTEHEAGLIYWGESGALNESFSDVFGSLVKQRVLNQTVDEADWIIGAGLFTPNVNGVGIRSMKAPGTAYDDPVLGKDPQPAHMKDIYKGFEDNGGVHINSGIPNHAFYLAAMEIGGYGWEKAGKIWYVALKDRLRQRSNFKRSANNTIAIAGELYGVESMEQKAVRHAWQQVGAI, encoded by the coding sequence ATGACAGCAAGGTATAAAAAATCTACTGGAAGAAAAACTTGTTCCCATCGGCTTGACTCTATTTGCCCTATCTGTTGTATTGTTCCGCCGCATATGTTGAAGGAGATTTCCCAGAACGGCAACGAAAGTCAGCGTGCTTGGGCTTTTCAAACGTTGATGGTGTCGGAACAGTTTCGCGGACAGCGTAAGATATTGAGCCGTCTGTCGTCGATCGCAATGGCATCAGCTGGGGAGAAGCGCCGCACGATCTATGATGCCAAAAATGGCTCCGAACTTCCCGGTATGCTAATTCGCGGAGAGGGCGATCCTGCAACTGGAGATTTGGCAGCAGACGAAGCCTACGATGGTTCGGGTGCTACTTACGATTTCTACTATGAGATATTCGGGCGCAATTCGATCGACGATCGCGGTATGCGTTTGGACTCTACCGTTCATTTCGGTGTCAACTATGATAACGCTTTTTGGAACGGTAGCCAGATGGTATATGGCGATGGGGATGGCGAAATTTTTGAACGCTTCACCAAGGCAATTGATGTGATTGCCCACGAGTTAACTCATGGTGTGACGGAACATGAAGCCGGCTTGATTTATTGGGGTGAATCTGGCGCATTGAACGAATCTTTTTCTGATGTTTTCGGTTCTCTAGTGAAACAGCGCGTTCTCAATCAAACTGTGGATGAGGCTGACTGGATTATCGGGGCTGGTTTGTTTACACCCAACGTTAACGGAGTGGGGATTCGATCGATGAAGGCACCCGGCACCGCATACGATGACCCGGTGTTGGGTAAAGACCCTCAACCCGCCCATATGAAAGACATCTACAAGGGTTTTGAAGATAACGGCGGCGTGCATATCAACTCCGGTATTCCCAACCATGCCTTTTACCTCGCGGCAATGGAAATTGGCGGCTACGGTTGGGAAAAAGCTGGCAAAATATGGTACGTCGCCTTAAAAGATCGACTCCGCCAGCGATCGAATTTTAAAAGATCTGCGAATAATACGATCGCTATTGCTGGAGAACTTTACGGCGTTGAGAGTATGGAACAAAAGGCAGTCCGTCACGCTTGGCAACAAGTGGGAGCGATCTAA
- a CDS encoding protealysin inhibitor emfourin, producing the protein MRITFERTGGFAGIRLTKVFDTATLSAEEANRLRQLLDAADFLNLAPNITSNSSQPDRFQYKLTLEDDDRQHTVVVGEQAAPANLKPLLEWLKNRIQK; encoded by the coding sequence ATGCGAATCACTTTTGAACGTACTGGCGGTTTTGCCGGAATCCGCCTGACAAAAGTATTTGATACCGCTACTTTATCGGCAGAAGAAGCAAATCGGCTACGCCAACTACTTGACGCCGCCGATTTCCTAAATTTAGCCCCAAATATAACTTCTAATAGCAGTCAGCCCGATCGCTTTCAATATAAGCTGACTTTGGAAGATGACGATCGGCAACATACAGTTGTAGTTGGCGAACAAGCCGCGCCTGCTAATTTAAAGCCGCTACTCGAATGGCTAAAAAATAGAATTCAAAAGTAA
- a CDS encoding class I SAM-dependent methyltransferase — MQYTQMMTIAPTKLIRTWGSLDKVFIQNQVLQISGWTASINAGSLESFKVTCAGKELTEFEMALEIKSPDVVEVYPNLEYAQKARFRIRVPLGKEDPQEIRDCLIAVTPLFKEGWGGSLLRLVEPSLPIPSLEQGELLAWIGAGADEYFTITSIEFLGYFLHKANLLPTDSVLDIGCGMGRMAYSLAYYLAPTARYEGFDIMEELIEWAKTNISSRFPNFNFQQVDIYNQLYNPKGTLPAIEFVFPYDDESFDFAFLGSVFTHIPACEVRHYLEEIYRVLKRGGRCFCTVFIYNQESAKLIAQGKSSAELVYQIDDYFATSVDMPEYFTGFQEDLLMEWIRDRGFTVQGKYYGSWCGRSEHTSYQDILIIQKD, encoded by the coding sequence GTGCAATACACGCAAATGATGACGATCGCACCAACTAAACTGATTCGCACCTGGGGTAGCTTGGATAAAGTCTTTATCCAAAACCAAGTCTTACAAATATCCGGCTGGACAGCTTCAATTAACGCAGGCTCTCTGGAAAGCTTTAAGGTTACCTGTGCAGGTAAAGAGTTGACCGAATTCGAGATGGCTTTGGAGATCAAGAGCCCTGATGTCGTAGAGGTTTATCCAAATCTAGAATACGCTCAAAAGGCTCGCTTCCGCATTCGCGTGCCTTTAGGAAAAGAAGACCCACAAGAGATTCGGGATTGCTTGATCGCTGTAACTCCCTTGTTTAAAGAAGGATGGGGAGGAAGTCTACTCCGCCTTGTCGAACCTTCTCTACCAATTCCCAGTTTAGAGCAGGGCGAATTGCTTGCCTGGATCGGCGCAGGCGCAGACGAATACTTTACCATTACATCTATTGAGTTTCTCGGCTACTTTTTACATAAAGCCAATCTCCTACCGACAGACTCCGTACTCGATATTGGCTGCGGTATGGGTCGCATGGCCTACAGCCTAGCTTACTACTTGGCTCCCACAGCTCGATACGAAGGCTTCGATATTATGGAGGAATTGATTGAATGGGCTAAAACAAATATCAGTTCTCGGTTTCCCAACTTCAATTTCCAACAGGTAGACATTTACAATCAACTTTATAATCCGAAAGGAACTTTGCCAGCGATCGAATTTGTTTTCCCCTACGATGACGAAAGTTTCGACTTTGCTTTTTTGGGGTCGGTGTTTACTCATATACCCGCTTGCGAAGTTCGCCATTACCTAGAAGAAATCTATCGAGTTCTCAAGCGTGGCGGTCGTTGTTTTTGTACTGTCTTTATCTACAACCAAGAGTCGGCAAAGTTGATTGCCCAAGGGAAAAGTTCTGCCGAACTTGTTTACCAAATTGATGATTACTTTGCTACCAGCGTGGATATGCCGGAGTATTTCACTGGCTTCCAGGAAGATTTGCTGATGGAGTGGATTCGCGATCGCGGTTTCACCGTCCAGGGTAAATATTACGGCTCTTGGTGCGGTCGCAGCGAACATACCAGCTACCAGGATATCCTCATTATCCAAAAAGATTGA
- a CDS encoding CopG family transcriptional regulator produces MEDKKLEIRITGYKMRQLEQQAISRGMTKSELVRSLIARFPAPV; encoded by the coding sequence ATGGAAGACAAAAAGCTAGAAATTAGAATTACTGGATACAAGATGAGACAATTAGAGCAACAGGCAATTAGCCGTGGCATGACCAAATCAGAATTAGTCAGAAGCCTGATTGCTCGTTTTCCCGCTCCAGTGTAA
- the groL gene encoding chaperonin GroEL (60 kDa chaperone family; promotes refolding of misfolded polypeptides especially under stressful conditions; forms two stacked rings of heptamers to form a barrel-shaped 14mer; ends can be capped by GroES; misfolded proteins enter the barrel where they are refolded when GroES binds) translates to MAKIVAFDEESRRALERGVNALADAVKITLGPKGRNVVLEKKFGAPEIVNDGITIAKEIELEDPLENTGAQLIREVASKTKDVAGDGTTTATVLAQAMIREGLKNVAAGANPVSLRHGIEKTIAALVKEIQAIAKPVEGAAINQVATVSAGNDEEVGQMISEAMEKVTKDGVITVEESKSLTTELEVVEGMQLDRGYISPYFVTNNERMTVEYEDVRILITDKKISAIQDLIPVLERVARLGKPLLIVAEDVEGEALATLVVNKARGVLSAAAIKAPSFGERRKAMLQDIAVLTGGQMISEEVGLSLDAISLEMLGVARKVTIDKESTTIVAAGDTKADVEKRIGQIRKQLQETDSEYDREKFQERIAKLAGGVAVIKVGAATETELKNRKLRIEDALNATKAAVEEGIVPGGGTTLIHLSKKINEIKNSLNEEEKIGADIIGRSLEAPLRQIADNAGVEGSVIVEKVRDTEFNIGYNALAEKFEDMIAAGIIDPAKVVRSALQNAGSIASMVLTTEALVVEKPEKKPAGGAPDMGGMGGMGGMGGMM, encoded by the coding sequence ATGGCAAAAATAGTTGCATTCGATGAAGAGTCTCGGCGGGCATTAGAAAGGGGCGTCAACGCCCTGGCCGATGCCGTTAAGATTACGTTGGGGCCAAAAGGTCGCAACGTCGTACTGGAAAAGAAATTTGGCGCACCGGAGATTGTCAACGACGGGATTACCATTGCCAAAGAAATTGAACTGGAAGACCCCTTAGAAAACACGGGTGCCCAGCTAATTCGGGAAGTCGCGTCTAAAACCAAGGACGTTGCCGGCGATGGTACCACCACAGCCACCGTTCTAGCCCAAGCGATGATTCGCGAAGGCTTGAAGAACGTCGCGGCTGGTGCCAATCCAGTTTCCTTGCGGCATGGCATCGAAAAAACGATCGCCGCCTTGGTGAAGGAAATCCAAGCAATTGCCAAGCCAGTAGAAGGTGCTGCCATCAACCAAGTAGCAACTGTTTCCGCCGGTAACGACGAGGAAGTCGGGCAAATGATTTCCGAAGCGATGGAGAAAGTCACCAAAGACGGCGTAATTACCGTTGAAGAATCGAAGTCGCTGACAACAGAACTGGAAGTAGTCGAAGGAATGCAGCTCGATCGCGGTTACATTTCCCCCTACTTCGTCACCAACAACGAACGGATGACGGTGGAATACGAAGATGTTCGCATCTTGATTACCGACAAAAAAATCAGCGCCATCCAGGATTTAATTCCCGTTTTGGAACGAGTTGCCCGTTTGGGTAAACCATTACTGATCGTTGCCGAAGATGTAGAAGGGGAAGCTTTGGCAACTTTGGTAGTGAACAAAGCTAGGGGTGTATTAAGTGCTGCTGCCATTAAAGCACCTAGTTTTGGCGAACGCCGCAAAGCCATGCTGCAAGACATTGCCGTTCTGACTGGCGGTCAGATGATTTCTGAAGAAGTCGGACTCAGCTTAGATGCCATCAGTCTGGAGATGTTGGGTGTGGCACGCAAAGTGACGATCGATAAAGAAAGTACGACGATCGTTGCCGCTGGAGACACCAAAGCAGACGTGGAAAAGCGAATCGGCCAAATTCGCAAACAACTGCAAGAAACCGACTCGGAATACGACAGAGAAAAATTCCAAGAACGGATTGCCAAACTTGCTGGTGGCGTAGCTGTAATTAAAGTAGGGGCAGCTACAGAAACCGAACTCAAAAACCGCAAGCTGCGAATTGAAGACGCCCTCAACGCTACCAAAGCTGCTGTAGAAGAAGGGATTGTACCAGGTGGCGGCACTACTTTGATTCATCTGTCCAAGAAAATTAACGAAATTAAAAATAGCTTGAACGAAGAAGAAAAGATCGGTGCCGATATTATTGGACGATCGCTGGAAGCACCTTTGCGTCAAATTGCCGATAATGCAGGCGTAGAAGGTTCTGTAATTGTGGAAAAAGTGCGAGACACCGAATTCAATATCGGCTACAACGCACTGGCAGAAAAATTTGAAGATATGATTGCCGCTGGAATTATCGACCCAGCTAAAGTTGTGCGATCGGCTTTGCAAAACGCCGGTTCGATCGCCAGTATGGTATTAACAACTGAAGCTTTGGTTGTCGAAAAACCAGAGAAGAAACCTGCTGGCGGTGCGCCCGATATGGGTGGCATGGGCGGCATGGGCGGCATGGGCGGCATGATGTAG
- the fabG gene encoding 3-oxoacyl-[acyl-carrier-protein] reductase, which translates to MEVLPENDRRLRGQVAIVTGASRGIGRATALALATEGANVVVNYASSSGAAEEVVAEITKVGGNAIALQADVSKADQVDALLNATMDKWGRVDVLVNNAGITRDTLLLRMKPEDWQAVIDLNLTGVFLCTRAVSKVMLKQRSGRIVNITSVAGQMGNPGQANYSAAKAGVIGFTKTIAKELASRGITVNAVAPGFIATDMTSNLKSDEILKYIPLGRYGQPEEVAGMIRFLAADAAASYITGQVFNVDGGMVMA; encoded by the coding sequence ATGGAAGTATTGCCAGAGAACGATCGGCGGTTGCGCGGACAGGTTGCAATTGTTACAGGTGCATCGCGGGGAATCGGTCGCGCTACAGCCTTAGCCTTAGCAACTGAGGGAGCCAACGTGGTTGTCAACTATGCCAGTTCCAGTGGTGCAGCCGAAGAAGTTGTAGCAGAAATCACTAAGGTTGGAGGTAATGCAATCGCACTCCAAGCCGACGTTTCCAAAGCCGACCAAGTTGACGCCCTTCTCAACGCCACAATGGACAAGTGGGGTCGCGTCGATGTACTTGTCAATAACGCTGGTATTACTCGCGACACCCTTTTATTAAGGATGAAACCAGAAGATTGGCAAGCAGTAATTGACCTCAACCTTACCGGCGTGTTTCTCTGTACTCGCGCCGTCAGTAAAGTAATGCTGAAACAACGCTCCGGTCGCATTGTTAATATTACTTCCGTGGCCGGTCAAATGGGAAATCCCGGTCAAGCTAACTACAGCGCCGCCAAAGCTGGCGTGATTGGATTTACCAAAACCATTGCCAAAGAACTTGCCAGTCGCGGTATTACGGTAAATGCGGTTGCACCTGGATTTATTGCCACAGATATGACCAGCAATCTCAAATCAGACGAGATTTTGAAATATATCCCGCTCGGACGCTACGGTCAACCAGAAGAAGTTGCAGGGATGATTCGCTTTCTCGCTGCTGATGCAGCGGCTTCCTACATCACCGGACAAGTATTTAATGTAGATGGTGGTATGGTTATGGCATAA